In Brachypodium distachyon strain Bd21 chromosome 2, Brachypodium_distachyon_v3.0, whole genome shotgun sequence, one genomic interval encodes:
- the LOC100838978 gene encoding AP2/ERF and B3 domain-containing protein Os01g0141000, with protein sequence MGVETEILSSTATQYSSAASTATTESGAGRIPTAALPAVTSRPPTSSSSSSSSRFKGVVPQPNGRWGAQIYERHSRVWLGTFPDESSAARAYDVAALRYRGRDAATNHPSTAGAAASVSGAELAFLAAHSKAEIVDMLRKHTYADELRQGLRRGQGAGARVRTPAWARQVLFEKAVTPSDVGKLNRLVVPKQHAEKHFPLKRRASSQLPEPEKTAGAGIGAGNKGVLLNFEDGEGKVWRFRYSYWNSSQSYVLTKGWSRFVREKGLGAGDAIVFSCSSAYGEKQFFIDCKKKNGKLVSMPTACASATKGGEEEAGRVVRLFGVNIGAGEKRAAPAEQGGLFKRQCVQADRRQQQSPALGAFVCL encoded by the coding sequence ATGGGGGTGGAAACGGAAATCCTGAGCTCCACGGCCACCCAGTACTCCTCCGCGGCTTCCACGGCCACCACGGAGTCCGGCGCCGGTCGGATTCCGACCGCGGCCCTGCCGGCTGTCACCTCGCGGCCGCCGAcgtcatcgtcttcttcgtcttcctcgcggTTCAAGGGCGTGGTGCCGCAGCCCAACGGGCGCTGGGGCGCGCAGATCTACGAGAGGCACTCGCGCGTGTGGCTCGGCACCTTCCCCGACGAGTCCTCGGCCGCGCGCGCCTACGACGTGGCCGCGCTCCGGTACCGCGGCCGCGACGCCGCCACCAACCACCCCTCcacggccggcgccgctgcctccgtctccggcgccgagcTCGCGTTCCTGGCGGCGCACTCCAAGGCGGAGATCGTGGACATGCTCCGGAAGCACACGTACGCGGACGAGCTGcggcagggcctgcgccgcggccaaggcgccggcgcgcgcgtgcgCACCCCGGCGTGGGCGCGCCAGGTGCTCTTCGAGAAGGCCGTGACCCCCAGTGACGTCGGCAAGCTCAACCGGCTCGTGGTGCCCAAGCAGCACGCCGAGAAGCACTTCCCTCTCAAGCGCCGCGCGTCCTCCCAgctgccggagccggagaagacggccggcgccggcatcgGCGCCGGCAACAAGGGCGTACTGCTCAACTTCGAGGACGGGGAAGGGAAGGTGTGGCGCTTCCGATACTCGTACTGGAACAGCAGCCAGAGCTACGTGCTCACCAAGGGGTGGAGCCGCTTCGTCAGGGAGAAGGGGCTCGGCGCCGGGGACGCCATCGTCTTCTCCTGCAGCTCGGCCTACGGGGAGAAGCAGTTCTTCATCGActgcaagaagaagaatggcAAGCTCGTCTCCATGCCTACGGCATGCGCGTCGGCAACGAaggggggagaagaagaagcaggacGTGTGGTCAGGCTGTTTGGCGTCAACATCGGCGCCGGAGAGAAGAGAGCGGCGCCGGCAGAGCAAGGAGGGTTGTTCAAGAGGCAATGCGTGCAGGCTGATCGTCGGCAGCAGCAGTCTCCTGCCCTAGGTGCCTTCGTCTGCTTATAG
- the LOC100837561 gene encoding protein SUPPRESSOR OF K(+) TRANSPORT GROWTH DEFECT 1 — MYSNFKEQAIEYVKQAVQEDNAGNYVKAFPLYMNALEYFKTHLKYEKNPKIKEAITAKFTEYLRRAEEIRAVLDEGGGGGPGAPNGGDAAVATKPKSKGKDGGGGGDGGDDSEQSKLRAGLNSAIITEKPNIKWNDVAGLESAKQALQEAVILPVKFPQFFTGKRRPWRAFLLYGPPGTGKSYLAKAVATEADSTFFSISSSDLVSKWMGESEKLVANLFQMARENAPSIIFVDEIDSLCGTRGEGNESEASRRIKTELLVQMQGVGHNDDKVLILAATNTPYALDQAVRRRFDKRIYIPLPDAKARQHMFKVHLGDTPHNLTESDFEVLGRRTDGFSGSDIAVCVKDVLFEPVRKTQDAMYFFKTDGDMWMPCGSKQPGAVQTTMQELASKGLASQILPPPISKTDFEKVLARQRPTVGKKDLEVHERFTKEFGEEG; from the exons ATGTACAGCAActtcaaggagcaggcgaTCGAGTACGTGAAGCAGGCGGTCCAGGAGGACAATGCCGGCAACTACGTCAAGGCGTTCCCGCTCTACATGAACGCGCTCGAGTACTTCAAGACCCACCTCAAGTACGAGAAGAAccccaagatcaaggaggccATCACCGCCAAGTTCACCGAGTACCTCCGTCGCGCCGAGGAGATCCGCGCCGTCCTCGATGAggggggcggcggtgggccGGGCGCGCCCAACGGCGGAGACGCGGCCGTCGCCACGAAGCCCAAGAGCAAGGgcaaggacggcggcggcggcggcgacggcggggatGACTCGGAGCAGTCCAAGCTGAGGGCCGGGCTCAACTCGGCCATCATCACCGAGAAGCCCAACATCAAGTGGAACGACGTCGCCGGACTTGAGAGCGCTAAGCAGGCGCTGCAGGAGGCCGTCATATTGCCCGTCAAGTTCCCCCAGTTCTTCACAG GCAAGCGGAGGCCATGGAGGGCTTTTCTTTTATATGGTCCACCAGGAACAGGAAAGTCTTATTTGGCTAAAGCTGTTGCAACCGAAGCTGATTCGACATTCTTCAG CATATCTTCATCAGACCTTGTTTCAAAATGGATGGGAGAAAGCGAGAAATTAGTTGCTAATCTTTTCCAAATGGCCCGCGAAAATGCTCCTTCCATTATCTTTGTTGATGAAATTGATTCCTTGTGCGGTACACGCGGGGAAGGCAATGAAAGTGAAGCTTCTAGGAGAATCAAGACTGAACTTCTTGTACAGATGCAG GGAGTTGGCCATAATGATGATAAAGTTCTCATTCTTGCTGCTACGAATACGCCATATGCTTTGGACCAG GCTGTGCGGCGGCGGTTTGACAAACGTATTTACATTCCTCTACCTGACGCGAAAGCAAGGCAGCATATGTTTAAG GTCCATCTTGGGGATACACCACACAACTTGACTGAAAGTGATTTTGAGGTCTTGGGTCGTCGGACAGATGGGTTTTCTGGTTCTGATATTGCTGTTTGC GTGAAGGATGTGTTATTTGAGCCCGTGCGCAAAACACAGGATGCGATGTACTTCTTTAAGACGGATGGTGACATGTGGATGCCCTGTGGATCAAAGCAACCAGGCGCTGTACAGACCACCATGCAGGAGCTTGCATCCAAAGGCCTAGCCTCACAG ATTCTTCCACCCCCAATCTCGAAGACTGATTTCGAGAAAGTCCTCGCGAGGCAGAGACCGACAGTCGGCAAGAAGGACCTGGAGGTGCACGAGAGGTTTACGAAAGAGTTCGGCGAGGAGGGTTGA
- the LOC100839286 gene encoding protein root UVB sensitive 5 isoform X2, with amino-acid sequence MLSVGGRFHGGAPPWQRPRPTSCLTSPPASSSGGGAPADDSEKLRPLLVERYRDGVAKRYMLDGDSKLQVRLEKHEHLLNNAEDGKPDSSIPRAITDFVLPAGFPGSVSDDYLQYMLWQFPTNVTGWICHTLVTSSLLKAVGVGSFTGTSAAASAAAIRWVSKDGIGAFGRLLIGGRFGTLFDNDPKKWRMYADFIGSVGSIFELTTPLYPGYFLPLASLGNLAKAVGRGFRDPSNRVIQNHFAKSGNLGEIAAKEEVWGVGAQLLGLSIGVLILDTSGVQSSYPTLTLTWLGVRLLHLWFRYQSLIVLKFRTVNLKRARILVRSHVAHHTVPGYVACNEEENILTWERFLQPQISFGVPMERMLGGGEPSDMVSRLLKLYKNEMYILFVDQSESKEPAFVVTFKEAATSMSVLRSLWQAHWLHKNKPKQDDVFALLEESLAALEGGFTDFIEQMERAGWDQSQIFLKVPKEPVLVLEQEHLDQEA; translated from the exons ATGCTCTCCGTCGGCGGCCGCTTCCATGGCGGAGCTCCCCCATGGCAAAGGCCCCGGCCGACCTCGTGCCtgacgtcgccgccggcctccagcagcggcggcggtgcccccGCCGACGACTCCGA AAAGTTGAGGCCTTTGCTCGTGGAGAGGTACCGGGACGGCGTCGCCAAGAG GTACATGTTGGACGGCGACTCTAAACTGCAAGTTCGTTTGGAGAAGCATGAACACCTGTTGAACAACGCGGAAGATGGAAAACCAGATTCTTCGATTCCCCGGGCTATTACGGATTTCGTGCTCCCGGCCGGGTTTCCAG GATCTGTTTCTGATGATTACCTGCAGTACATGCTATGGCAATTCCCAACAAACGTGACAGGATGGATCTGTCACACATTGGTCACATCAAGTCTTTTGAAG GCTGTAGGTGTTGGGTCCTTTACAGGAACTTCAGcagctgcttctgctgctgctatcAG ATGGGTATCAAAAGATGGCATAGGAGCTTTTGGGCGTCTTCTCATTG GTGGACGTTTTGGAACGCTTTTTGATAATGACCCAAAAAAGTGGAGGATGTATGCAGATTTCATTGGGAGTGTTGGAAG TATCTTTGAGCTCACCACTCCCCTTTATCCTGGTTACTTTCTCCCACTTGCATCATTGGGGAATCTTGCAAAG GCGGTAGGAAGAGGATTTAGAGATCCTTCTAATCGTGTTATCCAAAATCACTTCGCAAAATCTGGAAATCTTGGGGAGATTGCTGCAAAG GAGGAAGTATGGGGAGTAGGAGCTCAGCTGTTAGGACTTTCTATCGGTGTACTTATTCTG GACACATCAGGTGTACAGTCATCATACCCAACCCTTACTTTGACATGGCTGGGTGTTCGTCTTCTACATCTTTGGTTTCGTTACCAGTCCCTAATAGTTCTCAAGTTCCGCACA GTAAACCTAAAACGTGCTCGGATTCTTGTGAGATCACATGTTGCACACCATACAGTTCCTG GCTATGTTGCTTGCAATGAGGAAGAGAATATTTTAACATGGGAGAGATTCTTACAGCCCCAAATTTCTTTTGGTGTGCCCATGGAGAGGATGCTCGGTGGAGGGGAACCCAGTGACATG GTGAGTAGGCTGCTGAAGCTATACAAGAATGAGATGTACATCCTCTTTGTTGATCAGTCCGAGTCAAAAGAGCCAGCTTTTGTTGTTACATTCAAG GAAGCGGCAACGAGCATGTCGGTTCTAAGGAGCCTATGGCAAGCGCATTGGCTGCACAAAAACAAGCCAAAGCAGGACGATGTCTTCGCTTTGCTAGAGGAGAGCCTTGCAGCATTGGAGGGTGGATTCACTGATTTCATCGAACAAATGGAGAGAGCTGGTTGGGATCAAAGCCAAATCTTTTTGAAGGTGCCAAAAGAACCTGTATTGGTGTTAGAGCAGGAGCACCTTGACCAAGAAGCGTAA
- the LOC100839286 gene encoding protein root UVB sensitive 5 isoform X1, whose product MLSVGGRFHGGAPPWQRPRPTSCLTSPPASSSGGGAPADDSEKLRPLLVERYRDGVAKRYMLDGDSKLQVRLEKHEHLLNNAEDGKPDSSIPRAITDFVLPAGFPGSVSDDYLQYMLWQFPTNVTGWICHTLVTSSLLKAVGVGSFTGTSAAASAAAIRWVSKDGIGAFGRLLIGGRFGTLFDNDPKKWRMYADFIGSVGSIFELTTPLYPGYFLPLASLGNLAKAVGRGFRDPSNRVIQNHFAKSGNLGEIAAKEEVWGVGAQLLGLSIGVLILDTSGVQSSYPTLTLTWLGVRLLHLWFRYQSLIVLKFRTVNLKRARILVRSHVAHHTVPGYVACNEEENILTWERFLQPQISFGVPMERMLGGGEPSDMQVSRLLKLYKNEMYILFVDQSESKEPAFVVTFKEAATSMSVLRSLWQAHWLHKNKPKQDDVFALLEESLAALEGGFTDFIEQMERAGWDQSQIFLKVPKEPVLVLEQEHLDQEA is encoded by the exons ATGCTCTCCGTCGGCGGCCGCTTCCATGGCGGAGCTCCCCCATGGCAAAGGCCCCGGCCGACCTCGTGCCtgacgtcgccgccggcctccagcagcggcggcggtgcccccGCCGACGACTCCGA AAAGTTGAGGCCTTTGCTCGTGGAGAGGTACCGGGACGGCGTCGCCAAGAG GTACATGTTGGACGGCGACTCTAAACTGCAAGTTCGTTTGGAGAAGCATGAACACCTGTTGAACAACGCGGAAGATGGAAAACCAGATTCTTCGATTCCCCGGGCTATTACGGATTTCGTGCTCCCGGCCGGGTTTCCAG GATCTGTTTCTGATGATTACCTGCAGTACATGCTATGGCAATTCCCAACAAACGTGACAGGATGGATCTGTCACACATTGGTCACATCAAGTCTTTTGAAG GCTGTAGGTGTTGGGTCCTTTACAGGAACTTCAGcagctgcttctgctgctgctatcAG ATGGGTATCAAAAGATGGCATAGGAGCTTTTGGGCGTCTTCTCATTG GTGGACGTTTTGGAACGCTTTTTGATAATGACCCAAAAAAGTGGAGGATGTATGCAGATTTCATTGGGAGTGTTGGAAG TATCTTTGAGCTCACCACTCCCCTTTATCCTGGTTACTTTCTCCCACTTGCATCATTGGGGAATCTTGCAAAG GCGGTAGGAAGAGGATTTAGAGATCCTTCTAATCGTGTTATCCAAAATCACTTCGCAAAATCTGGAAATCTTGGGGAGATTGCTGCAAAG GAGGAAGTATGGGGAGTAGGAGCTCAGCTGTTAGGACTTTCTATCGGTGTACTTATTCTG GACACATCAGGTGTACAGTCATCATACCCAACCCTTACTTTGACATGGCTGGGTGTTCGTCTTCTACATCTTTGGTTTCGTTACCAGTCCCTAATAGTTCTCAAGTTCCGCACA GTAAACCTAAAACGTGCTCGGATTCTTGTGAGATCACATGTTGCACACCATACAGTTCCTG GCTATGTTGCTTGCAATGAGGAAGAGAATATTTTAACATGGGAGAGATTCTTACAGCCCCAAATTTCTTTTGGTGTGCCCATGGAGAGGATGCTCGGTGGAGGGGAACCCAGTGACATG CAGGTGAGTAGGCTGCTGAAGCTATACAAGAATGAGATGTACATCCTCTTTGTTGATCAGTCCGAGTCAAAAGAGCCAGCTTTTGTTGTTACATTCAAG GAAGCGGCAACGAGCATGTCGGTTCTAAGGAGCCTATGGCAAGCGCATTGGCTGCACAAAAACAAGCCAAAGCAGGACGATGTCTTCGCTTTGCTAGAGGAGAGCCTTGCAGCATTGGAGGGTGGATTCACTGATTTCATCGAACAAATGGAGAGAGCTGGTTGGGATCAAAGCCAAATCTTTTTGAAGGTGCCAAAAGAACCTGTATTGGTGTTAGAGCAGGAGCACCTTGACCAAGAAGCGTAA
- the LOC100842647 gene encoding DNA damage-binding protein 2, which yields MATRARFVHNSRRRRGDEESSSDDEQQQVESSSSDDNEEEEEEEEGPGQVVADEEEEPAAVESPSPAAGRNGRKGPITISLKKVCKVCKKTGHEAGFKGAVYIDCPMKPCFLCKMPGHTTLTCPHRVAMEHGVIPAPRRNTNTSLDYVFQSQVKGKIPMVKPQFLVPNQLECGNIKFHQRRVTCLEFHPTKNNVLLSGDKKGLLGIWDYVKLHEKITYDSVHSCILNSMKVDAANDGVLYTASSDGTISCTDLDTGLGSPLLNLNPDGWNGPNTWRMIYGMDLNTEKSLLLVADSFGFIYLLDRRSKTRVGQPILIHKKGSKVTGLHCNPAQPDILLSSGNDHYARIWDTRKLEPNSSLASLAHGRVVNSGYFSPRSGNKILTTCQDNRIRVWDYIFGNLESPSREIVHSHDFNRHLTPFKAEWDPKDYSESVAVIGRYISENYNGAALHPIDFIDTSSGKLLAEVMDPDITTISPVNKLHPQDDILATGSSRSIFIWKPKTGVDHTEERTSQKVKEYVYGSGSQKKANGKHDNSSDDDSDGGCDGKKKKAKKTRFTHTAKGKEKGKSKV from the exons ATGGCGACCCGCGCCCGCTTCGTCCAcaacagccgccgccgccgcggcgacgaggagtCCTCCTCCGATGACGAACAGCAGCAGGTGGAGTCCTCGTCCTCCGACGAcaacgaggaggaagaagaagaggaggagggtcCCGGACAAGTCgtcgccgacgaggaggaggagccggcggccgtggagtctccgtctccggcggcggggaggaacGGGAGGAAGGGCCCGATTACCATCAGCCTCAAGAAAGTGTGCAAG GTCTGCAAGAAGACAGGGCATGAGGCAGGGTTTAAGGGGGCAGTGTATATAGATTGCCCCATGAAGCCTTGCTTCCTATGCAAGATGCCAG GTCATACGACCTTGACTTGCCCACATAGGGTAGCAATGGAGCATGGTGTTATCCCAGCCCCTAGAAGGAACACAAACACTTCATTGGATTACGTCTTTCAGAGCCAAGTGAAAGGCAAGATCCCCATG GTCAAGCCTCAGTTTCTGGTACCCAACCAATTGGAGTGCGGGAACATTAAATTTCACCAAAGACGTGTGACTTGCTTGGAATTTCATCCAACTAAAAACAATGTGCTTTTATCGGGAGACAAG AAAGGGCTACTTGGTATCTGGGATTATGTTAAGTTGCATGAGAAGATTACTTATGACTCTGTGCACTCCTGCATCCTGAACAGTATGAA GGTTGATGCTGCCAATGATGGAGTGCTATACACAGCTTCCTCGGATGGGACTATCAGTTGTACAGACTTGGACACTGGATTAGGCTCACCCTTATTAAATCTCAACCCAGATGGTTGGAAT GGTCCGAACACTTGGCGCATGATATACGGGATGGACTTAAACACCGAAAAAAGTCTTCTTTTGGTGGCGGATAGTTTTGGCTTTATTTACTT ACTGGATAGACGGTCGAAGACAAGAGTTGGGCAACCAATTCTTATACATAAAAAGGGCAGCAAAGTAACTGGCCTCCATTGCAACCCTGCTCAACCTGACATTCTTCTAAGCAGCGGAAATGATCACTAT GCCCGTATTTGGGATACAAGGAAACTCGAGCCCAACTCCTCCCTTGCCAGCCTTGCTCATGGCCGGGTTGTTAATTCCGGATATTTTTCTCCCCGGAGTGGGAATAAGATCTTGACAACATGTCAGGACAACCGAATTCGTGTATGGGATTATATTTTTGGTAATCTGGAATCCCCAAGTAGAGAAATCGTGCACAGCCATGACTTCAACCGCCACTTAACTCCCTTTAAAGCCGAGTGGGATCCAAAG GATTACTCAGAATCAGTTGCAGTTATTGGTCGTTACATCAGTGAAAACTACAATGGGGCTGCTCTACATCCCATTGATTTCATAGACACCAGCAGTGGGAAGCTTCTGGCTGAGGTGATGGACCCCGACATAACAACTATCAGCCCGGTGAACAAGCTACATCCTCAAGATGATATCCTGGCTACAGGAAGCTCAAG GTCCATTTTCATTTGGAAACCAAAGACTGGCGTTGACCATACAGAAGAGAGGACCAGCCAGAAGGTCAAGGAATATGTATATGGGTCAGGTTCACAGAAGAAAGCAAATGGCAAGCATGACAATAGTAGTGACGACGACTCAGATGGTGGTTGTgatggaaagaagaagaaagcaaagAAGACTCGCTTCACTCATACTGCAAAGGGAAAGGAAAAGGGCAAATCCAAAGTTTGA